The Paenibacillus mucilaginosus 3016 genome includes the window GGAGCAGCTGACGATCAGCGTCAAGACCGTCGAAACCCACAAAGCGAACGTGATGGAGAAGCTCGGTTTGAAGACCCGGCCCGAGCTCGTCAAATATGCGATGAAGAAGGGGCTGCTGAATTTTGAATAAGGACCGGCAGAAGCACGCGGAAGTCATAGCGGAGCACGTGGGCGCCTTGATCGGCACGCTCGAAGCCCACATTGAAGATCCGAAGGTGAGGCAGGAGTTCAGGGAGTCACTCAAGCAGTTGGCGGACCTGAAGTTCGCGCTCGACGAGTCTTCCATCGTCGCGGTGACGGACCGGGAAGGCCGGATTCAGTACGTCAACGATAAGTTCTGCGAGATCTCGAAGTATCCGCGGGAGGAGCTCATCGGGCGGGACCACCGGATCATCAACTCGGGCTATCATGACAAGGCGTTCATGAAAAACCTGTGGGCCACGATCGGCAGCGGCAGGGTGTGGCGCGGCGACGTGAAGAACCGGGCCAAGGACGGCAGCTATTATTGGGTGAACACGACGATCGTCCCGTTCCTGGATGAGACGGGCCGGCCGTACCAGTATCTCGCGATCCGCAACGAAGTGACCGAGCTGAAGCGGGTGCAGGAAGAGCTCCAACAGATGATGAAGCAGGTCATGAACATCCAGGAGGAGGAGCGCCGGCGCTTCTCCCGGGAGCTGCACGACGGGATCGGCCAGAGCCTGTTCTCGCTGCTGATCCAGATGGACCGGGTGATCAGCGAGCGGGGCGATGCGGAGCTGGAGCACCTGCGGCATACCGTCTCGGACATTATCCAGGACGTCCGCGGGCTCGCCTGGGAGCTGCGTCCCTCCGTGCTCGATGACCTGGGCGTCGTGCCCGCGATCCGTACGTATATCGAGAACTACACGGAGCATTACGGCATTCGGGTGCAGCTGACGGGCACCCTGCGGGGACGGCTGCCGGCCCTGACGGAGACGACGATCTACCGGATCATCCAGGAGGCGCTGACGAACGTGGGTAAATACGCCGGCGTGAACGAGGCGTCCGTCTCCATCGGGACGGAAGGGGACCGCATCGAGGTCCGCATCAAGGACGAAGGCCGCGGGTTCGATCCCGCCGCCCGGCACCAGGGGGTCGGTCTCTTCAGCATGGAGGAGCGCGCCCGCATGGCGGGCGGCAGCCTCGAGCTGGTCTCGGCCCCCGGCCGCGGCACGGAAGTGATCCTTCGACTGCCGAGCGGGGCGTAGGATCGGAGGGGCCGTGCGGCCTTCCGTGGGGATCAAGTTCATGCCCACCTTTGCAGCGGCATAATGTCCGCTCGAGGTTGGACCGAGCACTTGGCAGCGAGAGCACCTGCTGGAATAGGTGCGCCAAGCTTGGATAGT containing:
- a CDS encoding PAS domain-containing sensor histidine kinase, whose translation is MNKDRQKHAEVIAEHVGALIGTLEAHIEDPKVRQEFRESLKQLADLKFALDESSIVAVTDREGRIQYVNDKFCEISKYPREELIGRDHRIINSGYHDKAFMKNLWATIGSGRVWRGDVKNRAKDGSYYWVNTTIVPFLDETGRPYQYLAIRNEVTELKRVQEELQQMMKQVMNIQEEERRRFSRELHDGIGQSLFSLLIQMDRVISERGDAELEHLRHTVSDIIQDVRGLAWELRPSVLDDLGVVPAIRTYIENYTEHYGIRVQLTGTLRGRLPALTETTIYRIIQEALTNVGKYAGVNEASVSIGTEGDRIEVRIKDEGRGFDPAARHQGVGLFSMEERARMAGGSLELVSAPGRGTEVILRLPSGA